The nucleotide sequence CTCAATATAATGTACCCCAGTGCCTCGAAATGTGTCGAGCTCCACATAAAACGGCCTTTTATTCGAATAGCTCATGTATAACGCTCCTGTTTGTGTTGTGGCTTCGCCGGATAGTAGGTATTTGCCGGGGAGGAGTTTTATTTGTTTTAGAGTTACTTTTAGGGTGTGGGTGCCTATGGTGTTGATTAGAGCGTTTTGGGGGGATTTTTTGTCGCTGCCGAAGATTTCGTTCGTTTCGGCGTCTCTAATGGTGAAACACCAGATTAGGTCTTCCATTTCTTTTTTGATTTCGTAGTTTACTTGGAAGGTGATTTCTTCTCCAAATTGGAATTTGTTGGTCTTCTCCCCTTGGCTATTGATGAAGGCAAAATCTGAAAATTGAAGAAGGTCTGCTTTGCTCATGATTTGAGCTGTCTTGTTGCTTTCGAGGGCTTCTTGTTTTTTCTTTTCTCTTTCCTTGGCTTTTTCTTCTTTTAGGAAATTCTCGTATTGAACCATAATCTCCCCTGTTTCGCCGTAGCACATAAGCTCTCCATCTTTAATCCACATGCATTTATTGCAGAAGGACTTGACCGTAAATAGGGAGTGGCTTACGAAGAAGATGGTCTTGCCTTGCCTTTTGAATTCCTCCATCTTGTCAATGCACTTTAGTTTAAACACATCATCTCCAACGGATAAGACTTCGTCTACAATGAGGATGTCTGGATTTACATTGACGGAAATGGCAAAGCCTAAGCGGGATTTCATACCGCTAGAATAAGTTCTTACAGGCTGATAGATATAGTCTCCAATATCGGCAAATTCGATAATATTATCAATTTGATCGTCCATATCTTTTCGCTGCATACCCATGGTCAGGGCCTTTAGGTAGATGTTTTCGATGCCTGTCAGCTCTTGATCAAAGCCTGAAGTAAGTTCTAGTAAGGCAGCTATTTTTCCGTTTATTTTTATATTTCCTTTTGTAGGCTCTGTCACACCGGTGATAATCTTTAAAAGAGTAGATTTCCCCGCCCCGTTTTTACCAAGTACGCCTACTGCCTCTCCCTTAGGGATAGATATTGTAAGGTCTTTTAAGGCGTAATAAGGCTTGTACCTTGTCTTCTCAGAAAAGACATCTACAACCCGATGCCAAGGCTTTTTGTATATTTTGTATAGTTTGGATAAGTTTTTGATTTCTATAGCGTTTTCCATGTGTTTCTCCTTATTAAGGTGGTAAGCAAATATGCGACTTGCGTCGCAGTGAATAGTGAATAATGAACGATGAACAGTTAACAATATCAGGGGTTATTGAGTCGCATATTTGTACTGTTCCATGTTCCATGTTCAGTGTTCATTTTTCATTGTTCATTGAAGGTTTTTGCATTTTGTTCTAATGATCGTTTATTATATGGTTTATATGCTTAA is from Alkalibaculum bacchi and encodes:
- a CDS encoding ABC transporter ATP-binding protein — translated: MENAIEIKNLSKLYKIYKKPWHRVVDVFSEKTRYKPYYALKDLTISIPKGEAVGVLGKNGAGKSTLLKIITGVTEPTKGNIKINGKIAALLELTSGFDQELTGIENIYLKALTMGMQRKDMDDQIDNIIEFADIGDYIYQPVRTYSSGMKSRLGFAISVNVNPDILIVDEVLSVGDDVFKLKCIDKMEEFKRQGKTIFFVSHSLFTVKSFCNKCMWIKDGELMCYGETGEIMVQYENFLKEEKAKEREKKKQEALESNKTAQIMSKADLLQFSDFAFINSQGEKTNKFQFGEEITFQVNYEIKKEMEDLIWCFTIRDAETNEIFGSDKKSPQNALINTIGTHTLKVTLKQIKLLPGKYLLSGEATTQTGALYMSYSNKRPFYVELDTFRGTGVHYIEHTFENS